From the genome of Populus trichocarpa isolate Nisqually-1 chromosome 15, P.trichocarpa_v4.1, whole genome shotgun sequence, one region includes:
- the LOC127904392 gene encoding uncharacterized protein LOC127904392, which translates to MENNKAFTLANGGKASFFDCHRHFLPLNHRYRKNRKDFFVGRVEKDVASPRLSGEELHDVVSEYGDIVFVLQSGKQKFPGFGLTHNWVKRSIFWELPYWKTNLLRHNLDVMHIEKNMLENIFNTVMDVKGKTKDNIKARLDIALYCNRKNMELVYDESRVAKPRASFVLEKNAQLLVYKWLKSLRFPDGHASNISRLVNIDDCRLYGMKSHDCHVFMQTLIPLAFRDLLPKGIWDAFMEISHFFRDICSSKLNVDHIERLQTNIVKTLCKLEMIFPPSFFDSMEHLPIHLPFEAKAGGPVQYRWMYPFERYLFNLKKKVKNKAHVEASICEAYIVEEISTFISYYFEPHLRTRINHVPRHDDGGEVPSSGNLSIFSNTGRPTPKNAVRGRYLSEIEFKQAHNYYLFNCDELRPFIQ; encoded by the exons atggaaaacaacaaggcattcacgctagcaaacggaggtaaagcttctttttttgactgtcaccgtcacttcttgccacttaatcacaggtacagaaagaacagaaaagatttctttgttggcagagttgaaaaagatgttgcatccccacgtctttctggtgaagaattgcatgatgttgtctcagagtacggtgataTTGTGTTTgtccttcaatcaggtaagcaaaagtttcctggttttggtttgacccataattgggtaaagcgaagtatcttttgggagcttccttattggaagaccaatctgctccgccataaccttgacgtcatgcacatcgaaaagaacatgcttgagaacattttcaacaccgtcatggatgtgaaggggaagacaaaggacaacatcaaggctagattggatatagctttatactgtaaccgtaaaaatatggagttggtttatgatgagtcacgggtcgcaaaaccaagagcaagcttcgtgttagagaaaaacgcacaactgctagtctacaaatggcttaagagtctgcgttttccagatggacatgcatcgaacatatcaaggctggttaatatagatgactgcagattgtatggaatgaagagtcatgactgccacgtgtttatgcaaacactcatcccattagcttttcgtgatttgttgccaaagggaatatgggatgcattcatggagatcagtcatttcttcagagatatatgctccagcaagttgaatgttgatcacattgagaggcttcaaacgaatatcgtcaagacactatgcaaacttgagatgatattccctccatcattttttgactcaatggagcatctccctatacatctaccgttcgaggcaaaagctggaggaccggtccaatatagatggatgtacccattcgaacg gtacttgtttaatctcaagaaaaaggttaagaacaaggcgcatgttgaggcttcgatatgtgaggcctatattgttgaggagatctcaacatttatctcgtactatttcgaacctcatctgagaacgagaatcaatcacgttccacgacatgatgatggcggtgaagtgccttccagtggaaacttgtcaatattctccaatactggacgacccacacctaaaaatgccgtaagaggaagatatttatcagaaatagagttcaaacaagcacataaCTATtatctatttaactgtgatgagctgagaccttttattcagtaa